From the genome of Amycolatopsis granulosa:
GCCTGGACCGTGCCGGCCGAGCACAACAGCTTCGCGTTCTGGGGCGGCGTCGAACTCGACCTGCGCGCCGCCCGCTTCGCCGAGCGGCACAGCACCATCACCGCGGTCGCCATCATGGGCGGCATCGACATCGTGGTCCCCGACGACGTCATCGTCGACGTCACCGGCATCGGGTTCATGGGCGCGTTCGAGAGCCAGGACCGGGCCGGCGCCTCCACGCAGCCCCCGCCGCCGGGCGCGCCGGTGGTCAAGGTCACCGGGCTGGCGTTCTGGGGCGCGGTGACGGTGATCCGGAAGCCGCGCCGGTAGTGGGGACCACGGCCGGCACGGTCTCCACCCGGGGGCACGGCCCGGTACTAGCCTCTACGAGGTGAGCGCACCCACTCTGCCGGCCGCTCTCGCCGACGCCACCCGCGACGACGCGAGCCTCCGGCGCTTCCTGCACGGGCTGCCCGGTGTGGACCAGGTCGGGGTCGAGGCCCGGGCCGCCGCGCTGGCCACCCGCAGCATCAAGAAGGCCAGCAAGCTGTGGGCCATCGACACCGCGATTTCGATGGTCGACCTGACCACCCTCGAGGGCGCCGACACGCACGGCAAGGTCCGCGCGCTGACCGCGAAGGCCCGGCGTCCGGACCCGGACCGGCCGGACACACCGCAGGTCGCCGCGGTGTGCGTGTACCCCGACCTGGTCGCGGCGGCCGTCGAAGGGCTCAGGGGCACCGGCATCGGCGTCGCGAGCGTCGCGACAGCTTTCCCGTCCGGCCGCTCGTCGCGGCAGGTGAAGCTGGCCGACGTGGCGCTGGCCGTGGACTCCGGTGCGACCGAGGTCGACATGGTGATCGACCGCGGCGCCTTCCTCGAAGGGCGCTACGGCGCGGTGTTCGAGGAGATCCAGGCCGTCAAGGCCGCCTGCGGGAACGCGCACCTGAAGGTCATCCTGGAGACCGGTGAGCTGGTCACCTACGACAACGTGCGCCGCGCGTCCTGGCTGGCCCTGCTGGCCGGCGGCGACTTCATCAAGACCTCCACCGGCAAGGTCTCCCCCGCCGCGACGCTGCCGGTCACGCACGTGATGCTGCAGGCGGTGCGTGACTGGTTCACCGCGACCGGCGAGCTGCGTGGCGTGAAACCGGCCGGCGGCATCCGGACCACCAAGGACGCGATCAAGTACCTGGTGGCCGTGCACGAGATCGCCGGTGAGCAGTGGCTCACCCCGGAGCTGTTCCGCTTCGGCGCGTCCAGCCTGCTCAACGACCTGCTGTTGCAGCGGCGCACCCAGCACGACGGCCACTACGGCGGCCCCGACTACGTGGCGGTGGACTGATGCCCGCGTTCGAGTACGCACCCGCGCCCGAGTCGCTCGAGCTGGCCAACCTGAAGCCGGGCTACCGGCCGTTCATCGACGGCGAGTTCGTCGACGGCGGCGGCGAACCGCTCAAGACCGTCAACCCGGCCACCGAGGAGGTGCTCGCCGAGGTGAGCACCGCGAGCGCCGCGGACGTCGACACGGCGGTGAAGGCCGCGCGCAAGGCGTTCGAGAAGACGTGGGGCCCGATGCCGGGCAGCGAGCGCGCCAAGTACCTGTTCCGCATCGCGCGGCTGATCCAGGAACGGTCGCGGGAGCTGGCGGTGCTGGAGACGCTGGACAACGGCAAACCGATCAGGGAGTCCCGGGACTCGGACCTGCCGCTGGTCGCCGCCCACTTCTTCTACCACGCGGGCTGGGCCGACAAGCTCGGCTACGCCGGGTTCGGGCCGGACCCGAAACCGCTGGGCGTGGCCGGGCAGATCATCCCGTGGAACTTCCCGCTGCTGATGCTGGCGTGGAAGATCGCGCCCGCCCTGGCCACCGGCAACACCGTGGTGCTGAAGCCGGCCGAAACGACCCCGCTGACCGCCCTCGTGTTCGGCGAGATCTGCCAGCAGGCCGGGCTGCCGCCGGGCGTGGTGAACATCCTGCCCGGCGCGGGTGACACCGGCGCGCGGCTGGTGGAGCACCCGGGCGTGGACAAGATCGCCTTCACCGGCTCGACCGAGGTCGGCAAGCTGATCCAGCGTCAGGTCGCGGGCACGCCCAAGCGGCTCACGCTGGAACTCGGCGGCAAGGCCGCGAACGTGGTCTTCGACGACGCCCCGCTGGACCAGGCCGTGGACGGCATCGTCAACGGCATCTTCTTCAACCAGGGCCACGTGTGCTGCGCCGGTTCCCGGCTGCTGGCGCAGGAGTCCGTGGTGGACGAGCTGCTGGACAAGCTGCGGTACCGGATTTCCACGCTGCGGCTGGGTGATCCGCTGGACAAGAACACCGACGTCGGCGCGATCAACTCGGCCGAACAACTGGGCAGGATCCGCGAGCTGGCCGACTCCGGCGAGGCCGAGGGCGCGCAGCGCTGGACCAGCCCGTGCCCGGTGCCCGAGCGCGGGTTCTTCTTCGCCCCCACCGTGTTCTCCGGGGTGCACCAGTCGATGCGGATCGCCCGCGAGGAGATCTTCGGCCCGGTGCTGTCCGTGCTCACCTTCCGCACGCCCGACGAGGCCGTCGCGAAGGCCAACAACACGCCCTACGGCCTGTCCGCCGGAATCTGGACCGAGAAGGGGTCACGGATCCTGTGGATGGCGAACCGGCTGCGGGCCGGCGTGGTCTGGGCCAACACGTTCAACCGCTTCGACCCGGCCGCCCCGTTCGGTGGCTACCAGGAGTCGGGCTTCGGCCGCGAAGGTGGCCGCACCGGTCTGGAGGGATACCTGGATGTCTGAGCGGGTCACCGTCGCGAAGACGTACAAACTGTTCATCGGCGGCAAGTTCCCGCGCTCGGAGTCCGGCCGGGTGTACCCGGTGACCGACCGCAAGGGACAGTTCCTCGCCAACGCCGCGCACGCCTCGCGCAAGGACGTGCGGGAGGCGGTGGTCGCCGCGCGCAAGGCGTTCGGCGGCTGGTCGGGCGCGACCGCCTACAACCGCGGGCAGGTGCTGTACCGGGTCGCGGAGGTGCTGGAGGGCCGCCGCGACCAGTTCGCCGCCGAGGTCGGCGCGGCCGAGGGTCTGCCGTCGCGGCGCGCGGAAACCGTGGTGGACGCGGCGATCGACCGCTGGGTCTGGTACGCGGGCTGGACGGACAAGGTGGCGAGCGTCCTCGGCGCCGCGAACCCGGTCGCCGGGCCGTACTTCTCGTTCACCGTCCCGGAACCGACCGGGGTGGCGGGCATCCTCGCGCCGCAGGAGTCGTCACTGCTCGGCCTGGTGAGCGTGCTCGCCCCGGCGCTGGCAGCCGGCTGCACCGCGGTCGTGGTGAGCAGCGCGGACCGGCCGCTGCCGGCCATCACCCTCTCGGAGGTGCTGGCGACGTCCGACCTGCCGGACGGAGTGGCGAACATCCTCACCGGCCGGGCGGGCGAGCTGGGGCCGTGGCTGGCCTCGCACGGCGACGTCAACGCCCTCGACCCGACGGGCGCCGATCCGGAGATCCGGGCGGACCTGGCGCGCGCGGCGGCGGGCACCGTCAAGCGCGTGCTCGCGGTGCCGGCCGCGGAACCGGACTGGACGCAGCCGCCGGACATCGCGCGGCTGCGCCGCTACCTCGAGGCGAAGACCGTTTGGCACCCGATGGGTGTCTAGCGGTCCCGGTGCCGACCGCGGGGCCGCCAGTGACGGCCCCGCGCCCGTTCGACCGGGAAGTCGGGATGGATCCCGGCGAACTCGGTGTCCGCGATGCCCATCAGCACCAGATACTTGACGCCGTCGCGGGACAGTTCGGTGTCACGCACCCGGCCTTCCTCACGGAAACCGAGCCGGGCGTGCAGCGACAGCGACGCGACGTTGCCGCCGTAGATGCTGACCTGGCATTTCCGGTAGCCCTGCACGCCGAACATGAACCGCAGCAGGGTGATCACCGCGTCACCGGCGTACCCGCAGCGGCGGTGCCGCGGCCCGATCCCGATGCCGTAGCTGAACCGGTCGGGCACGTCCGCCTCGGTCGCCGACAGCGAGCCGACGACCAGGCCACCACGTAGCGTCTCGATCGCGAAGTGGAAGTCGGCCTCGGCGCGGTGCGCGGCCCAGTGCCGGTACTCGCCGACCCGGCGGGTCTCGGCCGCGTCCCGGTCGAACCCGGCCAGCGTGCGCCGGTCGGCGACCGTGACCTCACGCAACCGCACCTTCCGCCCGGCCATGCCCTCAGCCACCGACGAGCGGTCGCGCGCCGGGCCGAGACGGGGCAGGGGCATCACCATCGCGAGCACCATACCGGTACTCGCCACCGGTTTTGGAGGTCCGGAACGGTGATCGGCCGCCCCGGCTCCTGCCGGCCGGGGACGCCGCCGGTCTACGGTGGGCACGAGTTCCCGGCTACCTGGTAGGAGGACCCATGCGCATCGCCGCCGACACCGACCTCTGCATCGGCGCGGGCCAGTGCGTGCTGACCGACCCGGAGCTGTTCGACCAGGACGACGACGGCACCGTGGTCGTCCTGGACGACCACCCCACCGGCGACAAGGAGGACACCGCCCGGGAAGCGGTCAACCTCTGCCCCGCCATGGCGCTGTCCCTGCGGGACTGACCGCCGCACCTCACCGCCTGACATCCTCCGCCTGCTCGGCTACATTTGTGCTCCACAGCACAGACGTCCTGGCGAGGAGGCGGTGTGACCACGGTCGACGAAGCCGCGCTCCGGGACATCTGCGCGCGCTACGGGATCGCCGAGCTGCTCGTGTTCGGTTCCGCCGCGCGTGGTGAGGTTCGCCCCTCCAGCGACATCGACATCGTGTAGGAACTCCGGCTCGGCTGGGAGATCGAGGATCTGAACGAGGAACTGGCTGCACTGTTCGGTCGCCCGGTCGACCTCGTGGCGAAGCGGTACCTGAACCTCTGCTGCGCGATGCCGTGCTCGCCGAATCAAGGCCGCTCTATGCGGCGTGAGCGCCTGCTGACGGCTCGCCGCGCGGTGCTCGGCGAGCTCACCTGACCCGGACCGGGAGGCTGTCCACGCCGTAGACGATCGACGTCCGGCGGTAGCTCAACCGTTCCGGCTCGACGTCCAGCCGCAGGCCCGGGAAGCGGCGGACGAGCGCCGGGTACGCCGCACGCAGCTCCATGCGCGCCAGCTCGGCCCCGATGCACCGGTGCACGCCCCAGCCGAAGGCCAGGTGCTGCGCCGGCGGTCGGGCGGGGTCGAACGACTCCATTTCGGACCCCAGCGCGCTGTCCCGGTTGGCCCCGCTGAGCGACACGAACACGATGTCGCCCTTGGCGATCTCCTGCCCGCCGACCGTGACGTCCTCCCGGGCGAACCGGGGGAACGCCACCTGCACCACCGTCAGGTACCGCAGCAGCTCCTCGACGAACCGGTGCGCGGCGTCGTCGGAGTCGCGCACCAGGTCGAACGTCGCGCGGTCACGCAGCAGCACGATCGCACCCAGCGCCAGCATGCTCGCCGTGGTCTCCAGGCCGCCGGTGAGCACGCCGTCGGCGAGCCCGGCGAGCTCACGGTCGGAGATGTCGTCGCCGTGT
Proteins encoded in this window:
- a CDS encoding ferredoxin, which gives rise to MRIAADTDLCIGAGQCVLTDPELFDQDDDGTVVVLDDHPTGDKEDTAREAVNLCPAMALSLRD
- a CDS encoding GNAT family N-acetyltransferase, which produces MVLAMVMPLPRLGPARDRSSVAEGMAGRKVRLREVTVADRRTLAGFDRDAAETRRVGEYRHWAAHRAEADFHFAIETLRGGLVVGSLSATEADVPDRFSYGIGIGPRHRRCGYAGDAVITLLRFMFGVQGYRKCQVSIYGGNVASLSLHARLGFREEGRVRDTELSRDGVKYLVLMGIADTEFAGIHPDFPVERARGRHWRPRGRHRDR
- a CDS encoding nucleotidyltransferase domain-containing protein translates to MTTVDEAALRDICARYGIAELLVFGSAARGEVRPSSDIDIV
- the deoC gene encoding deoxyribose-phosphate aldolase yields the protein MSAPTLPAALADATRDDASLRRFLHGLPGVDQVGVEARAAALATRSIKKASKLWAIDTAISMVDLTTLEGADTHGKVRALTAKARRPDPDRPDTPQVAAVCVYPDLVAAAVEGLRGTGIGVASVATAFPSGRSSRQVKLADVALAVDSGATEVDMVIDRGAFLEGRYGAVFEEIQAVKAACGNAHLKVILETGELVTYDNVRRASWLALLAGGDFIKTSTGKVSPAATLPVTHVMLQAVRDWFTATGELRGVKPAGGIRTTKDAIKYLVAVHEIAGEQWLTPELFRFGASSLLNDLLLQRRTQHDGHYGGPDYVAVD
- a CDS encoding aldehyde dehydrogenase family protein gives rise to the protein MPAFEYAPAPESLELANLKPGYRPFIDGEFVDGGGEPLKTVNPATEEVLAEVSTASAADVDTAVKAARKAFEKTWGPMPGSERAKYLFRIARLIQERSRELAVLETLDNGKPIRESRDSDLPLVAAHFFYHAGWADKLGYAGFGPDPKPLGVAGQIIPWNFPLLMLAWKIAPALATGNTVVLKPAETTPLTALVFGEICQQAGLPPGVVNILPGAGDTGARLVEHPGVDKIAFTGSTEVGKLIQRQVAGTPKRLTLELGGKAANVVFDDAPLDQAVDGIVNGIFFNQGHVCCAGSRLLAQESVVDELLDKLRYRISTLRLGDPLDKNTDVGAINSAEQLGRIRELADSGEAEGAQRWTSPCPVPERGFFFAPTVFSGVHQSMRIAREEIFGPVLSVLTFRTPDEAVAKANNTPYGLSAGIWTEKGSRILWMANRLRAGVVWANTFNRFDPAAPFGGYQESGFGREGGRTGLEGYLDV
- a CDS encoding aldehyde dehydrogenase family protein encodes the protein MSERVTVAKTYKLFIGGKFPRSESGRVYPVTDRKGQFLANAAHASRKDVREAVVAARKAFGGWSGATAYNRGQVLYRVAEVLEGRRDQFAAEVGAAEGLPSRRAETVVDAAIDRWVWYAGWTDKVASVLGAANPVAGPYFSFTVPEPTGVAGILAPQESSLLGLVSVLAPALAAGCTAVVVSSADRPLPAITLSEVLATSDLPDGVANILTGRAGELGPWLASHGDVNALDPTGADPEIRADLARAAAGTVKRVLAVPAAEPDWTQPPDIARLRRYLEAKTVWHPMGV
- a CDS encoding DUF1707 SHOCT-like domain-containing protein; amino-acid sequence: MRASDADRERVAQILHAALAEGRITVQELEERLDTVYAAKTLAELGPPIADLPGVSAGAVQPATPRTPALDDRIGGVPGSKMSVAIMSGADRKGAWTVPAEHNSFAFWGGVELDLRAARFAERHSTITAVAIMGGIDIVVPDDVIVDVTGIGFMGAFESQDRAGASTQPPPPGAPVVKVTGLAFWGAVTVIRKPRR